GCTTGTAACTCTTGACGGTATTTTGCTAAAAAGTGAATGGTATCATCTACCGATATGCCGAAGGCAATACTAAACACTAAAATGGTTGATGGTTTTAACGGCACCCCCAAATAGCCCATTAATCCAGCGGTAATAACCAGGGGAAGTAGGTTGGGAATTAAAGAGATAATAATCATCTTTCCTGAGCGGAACATAAAAGCCATAAATAAGGCGATTAAAACAATGGCGAGTGATAGAGAAATGACTAAGTTTTTAACCAAATATTTGGTCCCTTTCTGGAAAACCAGTGCTTTTCCGGTCATGGTCACATCGTAACGCTCCTTAGGAAAGGTTTTATCAATTTTAGTTTGTAGGTTTTCCTCGATACGTTCCATCTTATCGGTACCAATATCCTTCATGAAAGTGGTGATACGTGCATATCGACCAGTAGAATCAACGAAGTTTTTTAATAAATCGATATCCGAATTTGATGTCGAATTTTTAGCGTAAGAAAGTATGAAACTATTTTCTTGAGCTGTAGGTAATTGATAGTATTTAGGATTTCCGTTATAGTAAGCTTGTTTCGAATATTTTACTAAACCGACGACCGAAACAGGTTTCGATAATTCTGGAATGTCATTAATAAGTTCTTCTAACTCGTTAATGCGTTTTATGGTAGACCGTTTCATGACACCCTTTTTTCGTTTGGTGTCAATCATGATTTCAACAGGCATAATACCATTAAATTCTTGTTCAAAGAAACGAATGTCTTTAACAAACCCAGATTTTTGAGGCATGTCTTCAATAAGACTACCTGATATTTTAATTTGGTAAACACCAATAATACTGGCAATAAGTAAAACAAGAGAGGTGATATATATGGTAATACGGCGGTGTTTTACCATGCGTTCCATCCAATTTACAAACCCACCAATCCAGCGTCTATTAAGGTGTTCTAAATGGCGGTCTTTAGGAAATGGTAAAAACGTGTAAATAATAGGGATGATAAGTAAACATAGCATAAAAATAGCCAGAATACTTAGGGATGCTACGATACCAAATTCTTTTAAAAGCTTACTTTCGGTGAGTATAAAAGTGGCAAATCCAGAAGCGGTAGTCACATTGGTCATTAACGTCGCATTACCAACTTTTGTAATAACGCGTTGTAATGATTTTACTTTGTTACCATGCAGATTAACTTCATGCTGATATTTGTTTATTAGGAAGATACAGTTAGGTATTCCAATAACAATAATAAGCGGCGGAATTAAGGCGGTTAAAACCGTTATCTCATATTCCAGGAAACCCAAAATACCAAAGGTCCACATTACGCCAATACAAACTACAACTATAGAAATAAGCGTGGCTCTAAATGATCTAAAGAAGAAGAAAAATATAAGCGAGGTAACTAATAAGGCTGCTAAAAGAAAGAGTCCGATTTCGTCAATAATATTTTGCGCATTAAGCGTTCTAATATAGGGCATTCCTGAAGCATGAACCTTTAAATTATAAGCTTCTTCGAAAGCCTTTACCTTAGGAATAAAATCGTTGAGAATATAATTTTTACGGACAGCTGTGTTTACAATGTCCTTTCTTAAATAAATGGCCGACCTAATGGTTTTGGTTTCCTTGTTGAATAAAAAACCATCGTAAAAAGGATATTTTTCAAATAAATCGGATTGCAGCTTTTCAATTTCAGCAATAGAGCTTACCGAATCTTTAATGAAAGGCTCTAGTTTGAATTTTTCGTGTTCGCTATCTTTTACAAGTTTTTGAAGATCTTTAATAGATAGCACCGATTCAACTTCTGGCGCCGATTTAAATGAGGTGGTTAGTTTGTTCCAAGCATTTAACTTTTCAACCGTAAAGAGACTAGGATCTTTAACTCCGAGAATGATAAGGTTGCCTTCCTCACCAAAAGTTTCTAAGAATTTGTTGTATGCTAAATTTACTTCATGATCGTCTGGGAGTAAATTGGCCTCGGTATTGGTGAAGCGCATGTTTTTCCAATTCAAGCTTAAAAGGAAAGTCGCTGTGATAATACAAATGAGTATTATGATTTTATTTCGTAAAATGAGTCTAGCGACTGCGTCCCAAAAGTCTTCGGTAAATAGTTTAAGCATGCTTTATTTTAAAGAGGGCAAAGGTAGAAAAAAGGAGCATAATACCTTAAAATGAGACGTTAAATGTGAATTTAAAAGCAATGTTGTCGCTAAATGTAGGGAGGTAATAGGCGCCATAGCGGTAAGTAAAACTTAAACCAAAGCCGTAAAGTAGTTTGTTGATTTCAAAACCAGATTCGGTATAGCCGTAATTTAAAGTGTCAAAAGTAACGTTTTGATGCCGGTCAATGTTGTCCATATCGCCCAATGCATAACGGGTTATTAATACAACTTGAGGTCTATAACGTTCTGTAACCCGAAAAGGTTTGATGAAGTATTTTAATTGACATGTGAAAAATTTATCTGAAAAGAATTCATTGAAATACATGGTTTCAAAACTATTTAAACCAGCAACTGAAAAGCGTTGCAGAATCTGTTCCTTTCTAATATTGTTGGGGTAAGCGTGGTATAAATGGGTTAGGGGTGTATCGCCAATAGCCATGCCTGAAACGAGAATGACTTGTGCCATATGGCTTTTTTTATGACCCAACTCAAAAATGGTTCTAAAATCTAATTTTGTAAAATTAAAATCGCCTTTAAAAACATCATGAAAACTTTTGGTGTACTGGAATGAAAATTTTGGAAAGCCCGATTTTACTTCTTGTGTTCCTAAAGGCATTGCCTTAAATTTACTAAAGGGGCTCCACTGAAATCCAACAATGGTCGTGCTTAAATGAAAGCTGTTATAAGTTTGATTGTCTAATTCGTAAGCGTAATCGTAAGTGGGATCGATGTTACTAACTGCAAAATCCACCTTACTTAAGAGGTGATCGGATATTTGATGTTCTAAAGTTAGGGATGTCGTGATGTGTTTATGAAACAAATCGATGTTGAGTAATCGGGGTTCGAAAAACTGAAAGACACGATCGTCGGTAATGTACTTTGTACTCCCTGTTTCCTGTAGGTCGTCGGTATAGCTTAGGTTTAACCAGGTGTTTGATTCCTTAATTAAGCGCATGCCGCCGCCAAGGCTGTATTTAAAGCGGTGGTCTTTAAAACCGTAGACTACATAACTGTTTAAACGGTATTTATCGGAAAAATCCTTATTTGTAACACCTCCAACTCCTGTTCTAATCCCTTCATATTGATTAAATTTTATGAGGTATCTTAAATCAAAATTGAAATATTTGGTAGGAAAATAGCCCGTGCCAATACTTTTTAAGAGCAGATGCTTTTTTAATGTGTCTTTTGAAGTTTTTTGTGGTTGCTCGGTAAATGATTGCGCTTCCACAAAGGTAGAGCCAAATAGAAGCAACATTAAAAACGTACATTTTTTTAGCATTAGGGCCGACTGAAAATAAGGATTTAAAAAAGGCGACAATACTGTCGCTTTTTTATATTATACGGTCATGATTTCTTTTTCTTTATTCTCGAAGACCTCGTCAACTTTTTTAACGTATTTATCAGTTAATTGTTGTACATCTATTTCGGCATTCTTTTTTAAATCTTCCGAAATGTCGTCGTTTTTCTTAAGATCGTTATTGGCTTCTTTACGCGCCGATCTAATACTTACTTTAGCATCTTCGGCTTCAGCTTTGGCTTGTTTAGCTAAATCTTTACGACGCTCTTCCGTTAATGGTGGTACGTTTATAATGATGGTTTCGCCATTATTCATAGGATTAAAACCAAGATTAGAATAAGCAATACCACGCTCAATTTCTTGCAACATGTTTTTTTCCCATGGCTGTACTGTAATGGTTCTTCCGTCTGGTGTATTTACGTTGGCTACTTGGCTTAAAGGTGTTTGCGAACCGTAGTAATCGACCATCACACTACCTAACATGGCAGGACTCGCTTTACCAGCTCTAATGTTTACAAATTGTTTTTCTAAATGAGTAATGGCATTTTCCATTGCCTCTTTAGTACTGTCTAATATAAATTTAATGTCTTCGTCCATGATTTTAAAATTCTTGTATTAAATCAAAAAAAGTAAGTCTTATATGTTAACAACGGTTCCAATATTTTCGCCAGAAACAACTTTAAGTAAGTTGCCTGTGGTATTCATATCAAAAACAATAATTGGTAATTCGTTTTCTTGGCTTAAGGTAAAGGCTGTTGTATCCATAACTTTAAGGCCTTTACGTAACACATCATCAAAAGTGATGCTGTTAAATTTAACGGCTGTTTTATCTTTTTCAGGATCTGCATTGTAAATACCATCTACACGTGTTCCTTTTAAAATAACATCCGCTTCAATTTCAATAGCTCTTAAAACGGCTGCAGAATCGGTTGTAAAATAAGGATTCCCTGTACCACCTCCAAAAATAACAACGCGTCCCTTTTCAAGGTGACGAATGGCTTTTCTACGAATAAACGGTTCGGCAACCTCGTTAATTTTTATAGCCGATTGTAATCGTGTAGGAATGTCTACATCTTCTAAAGCCCCTTGTAAAGCCAAGCCATTAATAACTGTGGCTAACATGCCCATATGGTCCCCTTGTACACGATCCATACCTTTACTTGCTCCAGCAACACCTCTAAATATATTGCCACCACCAATTACAATGGCAACTTCCACACCTTTGTCGGTAATGGTTTTAATATCTTGAGCATATTCTGCTAAACGATCTGGGTCGATGCCGTATTGGCGATTTCCCATTAAGGCTTCACCTGAGAGTTTTAGGAGTATTCTTTTGTATTTCATGGAATGGATTAATCTGTTAAAGGTTCTCGCTTTCGCGGAAATTAAAGTTTAGCAAAATTACATAAAATTTTTATTTTTTTGAATTTATATGAATTTAGAATTTAGTTATAAAAAAACCACCACTCTAAACTTTAGAGTGGTGGTTTGTGTATGTATAGATATTCTGGCTTTCGCGGAAATTTATTATCCTACAGAAGCACGTTTAAATCCAGAGATGGCAACTTCACCGTAAGAAGAAACATATTCAGCTACAGTTTTCTTTTCATCTTTAATGAATTTTTGATCTAATAAACACTGCTCTTGATCTAAAGTGGTGTTATCAGAGATAAAACGTTGCATTTTACCTGGTAAGATGTTACCCCAAATTTTCTCTGGTTTCCCTTCAGCAGCTAACTCAGCTTTTGCAGCTTCTTCAGCAGCAGCAAGAACTTCAGGAGTTAATTGTTGCATAGAGATGTACTGAGGTACGTTTTTAAGCGTTTTTCCTAAACGACCTAATTCGATATTATCTTTTTCGATAACGGCGATTCTAGCTTCAGTTTCAGAAGCTACATAAGCAGGATCAAAATCTTTGTAAGATAATGAAGTTGCTCCCATAGAAGCTACTTGCATCGCTACATCTTTAACTAAAGTTTCAGCGTTATCAACTTTTGCAGTTAAACCTACTAAAGCAGCAATTTTGTTAATATGTACGTAAGTACCAACATAAGCAGCTTCTAATTTTTCAAAAGAAGTGATGTCTAGTTTTTCACCAATAACACCAGTTTGCTCAACTAATTTTTCTGCAACAGTCATACCACCAAAATCGGCAGCTAAAAATGCTTCTTTAGAAGTTGTATTTAAAGCGATATCAGCTAATTGGTTTGCTAACGCTAAAAAGTTTTCGTTTTTACCAACAAAATCAGTTTCACAACCTAAAACAATAGCAACACCAGCAGTTTGGTCTGCATTAATTTTAGCTACAGCAGCACCTTCAGAAGAATCTCTGTCGGCTCTTTTTTCTGCTACTTTTTGTCCTTTTTTACGTAAAACTTCGATTGCTTTATCAAAGTTACCTTCAGCTTCAACTAAAGCTTTTTTGCAGTCCATCATTCCTGCACCAGTTGCTTGTCTTAATTTGTTAACTTCAGCCGCTGTTACTTTTACTGTAGTACTCATAGTGATTATAATTTAAAAAAGTCGTTCAATACATTTTCTGTAAAGAAAAGAACTAAACGACTTATTTGTGTTGTGTAAATGTTATTTATTCTTCTTCTTCAGCAGTTGCTTTAGCTTTAGGTGCTGCTTTAGCTTTAGGCGCATCGTCCTTAGCTGAAGCATCTTTCTCTGCTTTGCGTTCTGCTAAACCTCCTGCGATTGCAGATGATACGTGAGATAAAATTTTATCTATCGATTTAGAAGCGTCATCATTTGCAGGAATTACATAATCAACTTGACGTGGGTCAGAGTTGGTATCAACCATTGCAAAAATTGGAATGTTTAATTTTTGAGCTTCTTTAATCGCGATATGCTCACGCTTAATATCAACAACAAATAAAGCACCTGGTAAACGCGTCATATCGGTAATAGAACCTAAGTTTTTCTCTAACTTAGCTCTTAAACGATCAACTTGTAAACGCTCTTTTTTAGATAAAGTCATGAAAGTACCGTCTTTCTTCATTCTATCGATAGAAGCCATTTTCTTAACAGCTTTTCTAATAGTTACGAAGTTAGTTAACATACCACCTGGCCATCTTTCAGTGATGTAAGGCATGTTAATGTCTCCAGCTTTTTCAGCTACGATATCTTTAGCTTGCTTTTTTGTTGCAACGAATAAAATTTTACGACCAGATGCTGCAATTTTAGCAAGTGCTGCACCAGCTTCTTCAATTTTAGCCGCTGTTTTGTATAGGTTAATAATGTGGATGCCGTTACGCTCCATGTATACGTAAGGCGCCATGTTTGGATCCCACTTACGTGTAAGGTGTCCGAAATGTACACCTGCTTCAAGTAATTCTTTTACTTCTACTGCCATTTTTGTAATAGTTTACGTTCTTTTAAATTAGCAATGTTCCGTTCGGTTTTCGGCTGTTAAGCTTCGGCCTTTGGCTTCATTTAGATGCTAAACTTTCAATTCTGAATTCGATTCAGAATCTTTTTAAATTAAATTGATACTCTGAAAAATTCCAGAGTGTTTATTTTGAATATGGATGTAAACCTATAAAGGTGTTGAAACATGTTCAAAAGATGCTGAACCAAGTTCAGCATGAGTATATTAACGTTTCGAGAATTGGAATTTCTTACGCGCTTTCTTCTGACCGAATTTCTTACGCTCTACCATTCTTGGATCTCTAGTTAATAAACCTTCTGGCTTAAGTGTTAATCTGTTCTCAGCATCAACCTCACACATAGCGCGAGAAATTGCTAAACGAACAGCTTCTGCTTGTCCAGTAATACCACCTCCATATACATTTACTGTAATATCAAAGTTGCTGTCATTGTTAGTCAAAACTAAAGGCTGCTTTACTTTGTACTGTAATGTAGCTGTAGTAAAGTAGTTAGTTAAGTCTTTTTTGTTAATCGTAATGTTACCGCTTCCCGCAGAAACATAAGCACGAGCAACAGCCGTCTTTCTACGGCCGATTTTGTGAATTACTTCCATTTACTTGAATTCGTTTAAGTTAATTGTTTTTGGCTTTTGTGCTGCATGAGCATGTTCTGAACCAACAACAACTGTTAGATTACGGAATAAATTTGCACCTAATTTGTTTTTAGGTAACATTCCTTTAACTGATTTCTCTACTACTCTTGCAGGATCTTTTCCGTACAATTCTGTAGCAGTTAAACTTCTTTGACCACCTGGGTATCCTGTGTGACGAATGTACGTTTTGTCGTTCCATTTGTTACCAGATAACGTGATTTTTTCAGCATTGATAATGATTACATTATCTCCGCAATCCACGTGAGGTGTGAAGTTAGGCTTGTGTTTACCTCTTAAAAGTTTTGCAACTTTAGAAGCTAAACGTCCAAGCGCTTGACCTTCAGCATCAACAACTACCCACTGCTTATCTGCAGTAGCTTTGTTTGCTGAAATCGTTTTGTAGCTTAATGTGTCCACACTAATTATTTTTAATTATTAAACATTCCTCTCTTAAAAAGAGTTTGCAAATTTACGATTATATATTTGATTACCAAATAGTGAGCTCACTTATTTTTAATTGTACTTATTAACTGATTTTGAATTCATTATAAGCCTTTTAAATTGAAAATCATTTTTAGTTAAATATTTGTTTTTCAAGACCATGCTTTTATTAGTTTTGCAGCTTTAAATTTTTGTATATGATTTCAGTAGATAATTTAGCCGTAGAGTTTAGCGGACATGCCTTGTTCAGTGACGTGTCATTTACCATAAATGCCAACGATAAAATTGCATTAATGGGGAAGAATGGTGCAGGAAAATCTACCATGATGAAAATTATTGCAGGAGAACAAAGCCCGACAAGAGGCAACGTGCGTTTTCCTAAGGATGCTGTAATTGCCTATTTGCCACAACATTTATTAACGGAAGATAATACCACCGTTTTCGATGAAGCTTCTAAAGCCTTTAGTCACGTGTTCGAAATGCGTCAGGAAATGGAAGCTTTAAATAAGCAACTAGAAACACGTACGGATTATGAATCGGATGAATATATGAAAATCATAGAACGGGTTTCCGATCTTGGCGAGAAATATTATGCCTTAGAAGATGTGAATTACGATGCTGAAGTTGAAAAGGCATTAAAAGGACTTGGATTTAAGCAAGAAGATTTTACAAGATTAACCAACGAATTTAGTGGCGGATGGCGTATGCGTATCGAGCTGGCTAAAATATTACTACAAAAGCCCGATTTAATCCTTTTAGATGAGCCAACCAATCATATAGATATAGAGTCGGTTATTTGGTTGGAAGATTTTTTACTGAATAAAGCTAATGCCGTCGTGGTGATTTCACACGATAAAACCTTTATTGATAATATTACCAATAGAACTATTGAAGTGACTATGGGGCGTATTTACGATTACAAAGCCAATTACTCCCATTATTTACAATTGCGGGAAGAGCGTAGAGCGCATCAAATAAAAGCTTACGAAGAGCAGCAAAAATTTATTGCCGATAATATGGCCTTTATCGAACGCTTTAAAGGAACGTATTCTAAAACCAATCAGGTGAATTCGCGCGAGCGTATGCTTGAAAAGTTAGAGATTATTGAAGTAGACGATATCGATACTTCGGCCTTAAAATTACGTTTCCCTAAAACCCAGCGTTCAGGTGACTATCCTATTACAGTAAAAGAGGTGTCGAAATCATACGGCCATCATGTGGTGTTTAAGAATGCCAGCATGTCTATTGCAAGAGGTGAAAAAGTGTGTTTCGTAGGTCGTAATGGTGAAGGGAAATCGACCATGAT
This genomic interval from Tamlana carrageenivorans contains the following:
- a CDS encoding efflux RND transporter permease subunit encodes the protein MLKLFTEDFWDAVARLILRNKIIILICIITATFLLSLNWKNMRFTNTEANLLPDDHEVNLAYNKFLETFGEEGNLIILGVKDPSLFTVEKLNAWNKLTTSFKSAPEVESVLSIKDLQKLVKDSEHEKFKLEPFIKDSVSSIAEIEKLQSDLFEKYPFYDGFLFNKETKTIRSAIYLRKDIVNTAVRKNYILNDFIPKVKAFEEAYNLKVHASGMPYIRTLNAQNIIDEIGLFLLAALLVTSLIFFFFFRSFRATLISIVVVCIGVMWTFGILGFLEYEITVLTALIPPLIIVIGIPNCIFLINKYQHEVNLHGNKVKSLQRVITKVGNATLMTNVTTASGFATFILTESKLLKEFGIVASLSILAIFMLCLLIIPIIYTFLPFPKDRHLEHLNRRWIGGFVNWMERMVKHRRITIYITSLVLLIASIIGVYQIKISGSLIEDMPQKSGFVKDIRFFEQEFNGIMPVEIMIDTKRKKGVMKRSTIKRINELEELINDIPELSKPVSVVGLVKYSKQAYYNGNPKYYQLPTAQENSFILSYAKNSTSNSDIDLLKNFVDSTGRYARITTFMKDIGTDKMERIEENLQTKIDKTFPKERYDVTMTGKALVFQKGTKYLVKNLVISLSLAIVLIALFMAFMFRSGKMIIISLIPNLLPLVITAGLMGYLGVPLKPSTILVFSIAFGISVDDTIHFLAKYRQELQANKWKIKVSVYGALRETGVSMFYTSIVLFFGFSVFTISSFGGTVALGALVSATLLFAMLANLLLLPSLLLSLERNIANKKEFKKPAIDVIPKEDNDKNTTN
- a CDS encoding DUF5686 family protein; translated protein: MLLLFGSTFVEAQSFTEQPQKTSKDTLKKHLLLKSIGTGYFPTKYFNFDLRYLIKFNQYEGIRTGVGGVTNKDFSDKYRLNSYVVYGFKDHRFKYSLGGGMRLIKESNTWLNLSYTDDLQETGSTKYITDDRVFQFFEPRLLNIDLFHKHITTSLTLEHQISDHLLSKVDFAVSNIDPTYDYAYELDNQTYNSFHLSTTIVGFQWSPFSKFKAMPLGTQEVKSGFPKFSFQYTKSFHDVFKGDFNFTKLDFRTIFELGHKKSHMAQVILVSGMAIGDTPLTHLYHAYPNNIRKEQILQRFSVAGLNSFETMYFNEFFSDKFFTCQLKYFIKPFRVTERYRPQVVLITRYALGDMDNIDRHQNVTFDTLNYGYTESGFEINKLLYGFGLSFTYRYGAYYLPTFSDNIAFKFTFNVSF
- the frr gene encoding ribosome recycling factor, whose translation is MDEDIKFILDSTKEAMENAITHLEKQFVNIRAGKASPAMLGSVMVDYYGSQTPLSQVANVNTPDGRTITVQPWEKNMLQEIERGIAYSNLGFNPMNNGETIIINVPPLTEERRKDLAKQAKAEAEDAKVSIRSARKEANNDLKKNDDISEDLKKNAEIDVQQLTDKYVKKVDEVFENKEKEIMTV
- the pyrH gene encoding UMP kinase — its product is MKYKRILLKLSGEALMGNRQYGIDPDRLAEYAQDIKTITDKGVEVAIVIGGGNIFRGVAGASKGMDRVQGDHMGMLATVINGLALQGALEDVDIPTRLQSAIKINEVAEPFIRRKAIRHLEKGRVVIFGGGTGNPYFTTDSAAVLRAIEIEADVILKGTRVDGIYNADPEKDKTAVKFNSITFDDVLRKGLKVMDTTAFTLSQENELPIIVFDMNTTGNLLKVVSGENIGTVVNI
- the tsf gene encoding translation elongation factor Ts — its product is MSTTVKVTAAEVNKLRQATGAGMMDCKKALVEAEGNFDKAIEVLRKKGQKVAEKRADRDSSEGAAVAKINADQTAGVAIVLGCETDFVGKNENFLALANQLADIALNTTSKEAFLAADFGGMTVAEKLVEQTGVIGEKLDITSFEKLEAAYVGTYVHINKIAALVGLTAKVDNAETLVKDVAMQVASMGATSLSYKDFDPAYVASETEARIAVIEKDNIELGRLGKTLKNVPQYISMQQLTPEVLAAAEEAAKAELAAEGKPEKIWGNILPGKMQRFISDNTTLDQEQCLLDQKFIKDEKKTVAEYVSSYGEVAISGFKRASVG
- the rpsB gene encoding 30S ribosomal protein S2, translated to MAVEVKELLEAGVHFGHLTRKWDPNMAPYVYMERNGIHIINLYKTAAKIEEAGAALAKIAASGRKILFVATKKQAKDIVAEKAGDINMPYITERWPGGMLTNFVTIRKAVKKMASIDRMKKDGTFMTLSKKERLQVDRLRAKLEKNLGSITDMTRLPGALFVVDIKREHIAIKEAQKLNIPIFAMVDTNSDPRQVDYVIPANDDASKSIDKILSHVSSAIAGGLAERKAEKDASAKDDAPKAKAAPKAKATAEEEE
- the rpsI gene encoding 30S ribosomal protein S9, producing the protein MEVIHKIGRRKTAVARAYVSAGSGNITINKKDLTNYFTTATLQYKVKQPLVLTNNDSNFDITVNVYGGGITGQAEAVRLAISRAMCEVDAENRLTLKPEGLLTRDPRMVERKKFGQKKARKKFQFSKR
- the rplM gene encoding 50S ribosomal protein L13 → MDTLSYKTISANKATADKQWVVVDAEGQALGRLASKVAKLLRGKHKPNFTPHVDCGDNVIIINAEKITLSGNKWNDKTYIRHTGYPGGQRSLTATELYGKDPARVVEKSVKGMLPKNKLGANLFRNLTVVVGSEHAHAAQKPKTINLNEFK
- a CDS encoding ABC-F family ATP-binding cassette domain-containing protein, which encodes MISVDNLAVEFSGHALFSDVSFTINANDKIALMGKNGAGKSTMMKIIAGEQSPTRGNVRFPKDAVIAYLPQHLLTEDNTTVFDEASKAFSHVFEMRQEMEALNKQLETRTDYESDEYMKIIERVSDLGEKYYALEDVNYDAEVEKALKGLGFKQEDFTRLTNEFSGGWRMRIELAKILLQKPDLILLDEPTNHIDIESVIWLEDFLLNKANAVVVISHDKTFIDNITNRTIEVTMGRIYDYKANYSHYLQLREERRAHQIKAYEEQQKFIADNMAFIERFKGTYSKTNQVNSRERMLEKLEIIEVDDIDTSALKLRFPKTQRSGDYPITVKEVSKSYGHHVVFKNASMSIARGEKVCFVGRNGEGKSTMIKAILGEIEVEGTCALGHNVQVGYFAQNQAALLDEELTVFQTVDEVAQGDVRKQIKNILGRFMFKGDVIDKKVGVLSGGEKTRLAMVKLLLEPVNLLILDEPTNHLDLKSKDVLKEALLDFDGTLVLVSHDRDFLQGLSKKVFEFKDQRVIEHFETIDDFLVRNRIESLKAIDL